The Megalops cyprinoides isolate fMegCyp1 chromosome 11, fMegCyp1.pri, whole genome shotgun sequence genomic sequence ATATggatatgtataaatataattaacTGAAATGCATCCACTGGTTCTTGTGCATGACTATGTAGCCCTGAGAAACATCTCAAATATTGCGTGAACTTTGTAGTTCTGAAACGTTCATAAGAATCCTTGTGATCTTGAAATAGTACTTCAGGTACCTCTGTATACCTTGCTGAGATGCATCGTTTGCTGTCGTTCGCCCTAATGTTTGGGCCCCAGCGGGGTGCGAGGATACTTTCTGTGAAGTACTGAGGAGACAATCGGAGCGTCGGAAGACACGCGAGTCAAGTGTGACGGAAGCAAAGGCACACGACGTTGTGTGAATACCCACAGAGCCAGCTTTTGTTTACGTAGTTAAGAGCTGAGAACCCCCTAACGGCAACGCAAAGCCCgccatttctctctttttaaagagaggaaagagaaacacCTATATAAGGCGGAGAGTTGAGATTGCATGCTCAACAGCGGAAGCAGCGCAGCCTGAAACATCTTTGTTCCCAAGTCATCttatacatgcatatgcaaGCGCTTCCTAACGGAGCGTGTTTTCCTCAGCCGCGATCTCAGAGAAGGGGCGTTCAATTTAAGCGCGGAAATTCCCAATGTGTAAAATTAATAGTGAATTTATGGCACATGACCCATTCGCTTACGTTATACTGCTGCCCAAACAACCCTTCTCTTCTTCAAGTTTAATAAAAGTTTAATAACTCACTAGTTAATAACTAACCTGATTTTCATACTCAGTGGCACATTTCATAGCACACCGCCTGCCTTTAATTTATTGAAAGGGAATGCAAATCTAGCCCTCCTTCTACGAACGCATTAAcattcttttattctgtttaacTTGCGAGTCCTGTTGTGTTCTCTCATGACCCTGCCGTAAAAATGCCGTATAGCAATGAAGTCGATGAGGCGAGAATCAGACAAAGGGTGATAATATTCAAAAGGCCGCAGAGAAATAAAAGGATCGGGGGCGAGAAAAGACTCTTAAATCATCATCGGAAAATCATTAGAAATCTGGCGGGGTGGGCAGCACAGATTGCAGCGAAAGGGGCACAAAACCCCTGTCTCTTCGGATAATGCTGGCGATGAACTGGAAGAAAGGAGGTGTGGTTTGGGACAGATTTCTTGGGTTATACCAAGCTcgtaaaggttttttttttaaacgcgCACATTAAAAGTTGTATTCATGAGTTGttaaccattttgttttctaattgGGTTTGTCCAGAGACTCCTCGCTCCGTTTCACTTGTAGGAGCCAGATGGTAGAAGCGCAGTCCTAAATCCAGCTAAGAGGTTTGCTTTGCAGACAACAATGAGATTGTAGCAAGTCACAAGTTACACAAGGACAACAATCTTTCACCTGTATTGTAATCTTTAACCCCTTTGCAAATTCTAATATCTGAATAAATGTAGATTCTGACAATGCCAAAGTTGTATACGTTTAATGACTTTTATATGTACATAGTCTAATGATAGGTTGTGTAAATCGTTATCTGAATCGGACTGTTCAAATCATCATTATAGATTTTGGATGAAATGGGAGTCCATTTAAGTAATTGCTGGCTCAATCGACCATATAATGCCACATTTCGAACCCCCAATATCTccatatttttttatatcaaaaGTTGTTTTTTGGGTGATTTGTGTAATTTCTCATCTGATTGTAAACCTGCCAACATCCCCAAGGAAAGAAAGGTGTCTTTGACATAAACAGGTTCTCTATAGACATGTTATGCAAAGGAATTCACGCTATTTAGTAACTCACAGCGGTAAGATATTTGCGCTAATCTTTAAAGTGTGCCAAGAAACCTAATCAGTGAAAGTGTCCCAAATTAGTGTTCAGAGGTAATTAGAGGATGGAGTGATGGCACGCGAGTTAAGTATGCAAGGGTTGCTTGGGTTGCGGTAATAGCAAAGCTAAACGCCGAATGGCTTCAAGGATCGATGGTTTAAGACCCCCTGCCCGCTCcctactaacacacacacacacacacacacacacacgcacacacacacacacacacacacgcatcgTTCAACTGGGTAACAAAGGGCTAAATCGCTTCGTTATCATACTAAAAGAACTAAGCTCGTTCAAAAGAAGGGCTCATAAGAGCAACTTAGACGACAACAGCCTGGCAATCACAAGAACAAATGTGACCACAATGTCCGGCTTTCCCCATTTTTggagaaaatgcaaatattctCCGGGAATAAAAGATGGATTTTCGTGGCTCGGTCTAATTCTGCTATTGTGGAACTCGCGTGCAGACGGCAAGATTGACACACCAATCACGTGAGAGAATAGATGTATGCTGAAGTTCTAAAGACAGTTCACAAAAGGCAGCTCAGTTGGAGAAAGTCTGTCTGGCATTCTAAAGAGATCTTAAAAGCACGAGATCTCCCACAAGTAACATAATCCGTCCAGTGGAGATTCAACACTCAGTAATTCGCTTCTGATAGCAATCTTTTTTCAAAGAATCTGACTCTCACTGCACACCACAAATGTAGATTATCATCGTATTTCTTGAGGCACACTGTGGACCGGAGAGATTAGTGAATTCAAAATGCACAGACTTCTCTTGAAACTCActgcattttattacaaaattcGAATAGCCACTACCTCCCGTTACAGTTCAAAGCATTTTACTCTCGTGGACACATTATGGCATTATGGTATCGTGGAAGAAAATAGCCCATGTACATGTTTCTGGCAAAATGTGCTGTGGACGGCATTCCCCAACACATACTGTTATTTCAGCCCCAAAGCCATCAGACGATACAGCCATCCTTGTTCCTCCAGATGCGTCTTGATCGTTGGTCCCCATCCTCTCATTCACATGTATTTTAACACGTCTACAGTCACGTCGTGGTTTGAAGGGCAGATGGTTCCATTTCCATTGGCTCATGCCAACTTAAGCTCTGTCCTTCTGTTGGACGGCAAGTGTTGCTTCTCGGAGAGGTCTCcaggaaacaaaaaagagaaaatcccTTAAATAGCCGTGACGAGCTTTGTTGGTCgctaaatgtattttaatacgGACTCGAAGTCCTGGGCAATTCAGGGCTCATCATCGTTTAGAGAAAGAGTTATGGCAGTGATTGGGACTGAATGAGGCGGCACAATAGCTGCATGTGGCGCTCGCTCATTATATTCAACTTAGGCGCAGCCCTCTGTAGAAACAGTTGAAAGTTCCTCTCCCTATAGACTGCCATGCACGAATAATACAGACGTTGATGCTTCCAATGGGATACCCCACTATGCTATTATATCTCTACTGCTAACGAGGGGTTCATAAGCCTTTGATATAATCTGACTATAGAAATCCGTCTAAATCTCCCGGCGCTTAAGCCAAATCCTATTTGAAACGGGTTTTCTTCAACTGCTAGCGGGGAAGGTTAGCGAGAAGCCGCATAATCAGTGACATGCATGTTAAAACGACCCAACAACAGAAATTTCAATAGCAAATTACAGCTCTGATCACGCCATCGCGTGAGTAAATCATTCAAGCGcgatttaaataaaatcaatttttaaactgatgaaacatttttcaatacCCTGTACCTTTATTAGACTACTAGACACAAtggagaaacaaaaatgtttttgcaaaataaaataattgctagtaataaacatgaacatgctatttgggaaaaaaaaagattagccAAAGGCGAAGGATTAAGAATCTTTCTTTATTATGtgaaccatcatcatcatcatcatcattaccatcttTCCATTCAAATGGCATGATAGATAAATTCAAAATTCgcatttcatgttaatgttagGCATGGGAAGGACAGAAGACGCAAAAGCAAGCAAAATACAAATCTGAAAACAAGCACTGCGTTTTCATTTCGGTGCCAAGTTCTTTGCACATTCAAGGAATTTCCAAATAGGCTTAGAGGTCTTTTAAAAGTcccatttttaatttcaaagcaGGGGATTGGTCACACTTGATCTCATTTGCATGCGGCTCTGTATAAACCTCCCCGCCACTGCAGTTTTTGGAGTCGCGTGAAAGGCTTCAGAAAACTAGCAGTGCATGCGCGCGCATTAGGCAGCGACATTCATTCCAGGATAGACAACCTGCCGCGCCGACCAGAAGCAAATTCGGCTTGACAActgctttgttttaataaacaGTTAAGCTAAGTGGAGTGGTTTAGATTAGTTAACTGTCCGATATGGGTTCGAAAAGACTGCGAGGCGTTTTAACTGTTTGGCATAGGTGGATGCTCGTTTTCACTTTGTTGCACACTTTGACTGTCTCCGAGGGAAAGACAGTGAAGTATCAAACCTATGAAGAAGATGCTCCTGACACTGTGATCGGAAACCTCGCCAAGGACATGTCCTTAAACCCCTCACTGGGCACCAAGACTAATTTTCGGATGATGAAACAGTTCAACGCTTCTTTTATCAGACTGAGAGAAAGCGACGGACAGCTTACCATTGGGGAACGAATCGACAGAGAGAAAATCTGCAAACACACCCCTCAGTGTCTCATCGCTTTTGACGTTGTCAGTTTTTCCAAAGAACAGTTCAAATTGATCCACGTAGAAGTGGAGGTCAAGGACATCAATGACAACTCTCCTGAGTTTCCTAACAAGGAATCTACCCTGGAAATTTCAGAGAACGCAGCGGTGGGTTCCAGAATTCCTTTAGATGTTGCTGTCGACGCAGATGTGGGTTCAAACTACATCCAAAGCTACCAAATTTCAGTAAACAGCCATTTTACCATTGATGTAGTGATCAGAGCCGATGGGGTTAAATCTGCGGAGCTGGTGTTAATGAAGGAGCTGGACAGGGAGACTCAGTCATCCTATGTACTGGAGCTTGTTGCTACCGACGGAGGAAACCCATCCCGGTCGGGTACCACAAGGATAAATGTCAAGGTGAAAGATTTCAACGACAACAGTCCGGTTTTCGACCAGAACAATTTCTCAGTAGACCTACTGGAAGACGCACCGGTTGGGTTCCTTTTGTTGGACTTAAACGCGGTCGATCCAGACGAGGGTTTGAATGGTGAAGTTGTATATGGGTTCGGAAATCAGGTGTCTGCTGAGATCAGACAACTTTTTAAAGTGGACCGTAAATCCGGACGCCTAACGCTCCAGAGTCCAATCGATTTTGAGAACAAGAAAACGTACGAATTAGACGTGCATGCATACGATTTAGGTCCCAACCCAATCCCCTCAATCTGTAAAGTAGTTGTTCATGTCCAAGACGTGAACGATAATGCTCCAGAAATCAGTATTACGCCCATGACATCCATCACGGCGGGGATTGCATACATCACAGAGGCTGCGGCCAAAGAGAGCTTTGTTGCGCTGATCAGTACCTCGGACAGAGACTCTGGCGCAAATGGGCAGGTTCACTGCACCCTGTACGGCCACGACCATTTCAAACTTCAGCAGGCGTACGAGGACAGCTACATGATCGTTACCACGGCACCCCTGGACAGGGAAAAGATAGCCGAATACAACTTGACTGTGGTGGCCGAAGATTTGGGATCCCCTCCGTTCAGAACAATTACACAGTACACCATCAGGCTAAGCGACGAGAACGACAACGCCCCTGTGTTTAGCAAGGCAGTGTATGAAGTTTCTGTGGTGGAAAACAATGCGCCAGGCGCGTACATTGCCACAGTAGTGGCACGGGACCTTGATTTGGGACACAATGGCAAAGTCAGTTACAGGCTATTAGACTCTTACATCATGGGTTCCCCAGTAGCTACGTTTGTATCTCTTGATCCCGCCACAGGTTCGATCTACGCCCTGAGAAGTTTCAATTATGAAGTCATGAAACAGCTGGAGCTACGAATCCAGGCAAGCGACGGGGGGTCGCCGCAGCTACACAGCAGCGCATCCATCAATCTAAAAATAGTTGATCAGAATGACAACGCACCTTCCATCACGCACCCCGTCCTGAATAATGGATCTGCTGAAATCCTTCTACCAAAAGATGCGCCTTCAGGTTATATTATAACCCAGATAAAGGCAAGAGATGCTGACGATGGGGTAAATGCGGAGCTGTCCTACAAAATTATCAAAGGGGAAGATTCTGTGTTCTCCATCAACAAAGCCACAGGGGAGATCAGCCTGAACCGTGAGCTGCACTATGACGTTAACGAAAGCTTGAAAATCTCAGTCACCGTCAATGACAATGGAAGACCTTCACTGACTTCCACAGCAACTATCCACTTCACTGTCGTTGCAGGAGCTCCCCCTAGCGGGCACACCGCAGTCAAGCAGAACACGGAGGAAGGGTCGATTCAGTGGGACATGTCAATTGTAATTATTGTCGTACTAGCAGGGAGTTGCACCCTCCTCTTGTTGGCCATCATACTAATCGCAACCACTTGCAACCGACgcaaaaaacaaaaggacacGATGGATTTGCCGCACTTGGAGAATACGAAAAACAACAGCGAATCGCTGACCTCTAGCCACAGTGGCAACGTGTTCGACTCTCGCGCCTATTCCAATAAATCACCTTTCGCCAATTCCCACGCGGCTGGAAGCGACCAGTGTTCCGGCTCCGAAGACGGCAGCGAGACAACATGTGTGTACGAGCCCGAGAACAGGATTCGCGGGGGAAAATTTGAGGTCAGTCATTGACTTTCgctgtcttttgtgttttgttgtttcgATGTTGTTGTATGATATTGATTCGTTTTCGTCCTGATAATAATGTTTTCTCGGACTGTCTTTTAACAGGGCTATTCGACTTTACCTGGCTACGGCAAAGAAGCTGTCAGACCGATTACAATATGGAAGGGCAATTCTTACACAACCATCTCAGCCAGGGACCCTCAGTTCAGCGGGAAGGATAGCGGCAAAGGGGACAGCGACTTCAATGACAGCGACTCCGATATCAGCGGTGATGGCatcaaaaaagactgccccCCGACCAACGTTCAAAGTGGTGAGGACTTGGTTCATGATTTTAATTCGCGTATTAAATTAAGCAATATTCCAGATTCGTCCAGAAATATGGTTTCGTAATATGTAAAGACGAGAATCAGCTTTGTTGCACAATTATAATGCATATTGTCCTAAAATTCTACTAAAATCGGGTTTTTGTCAGTTGTATGCTGCCGAGtgccttttcagttttcacatgtAGCGATAACGCAAATTCATCTGCCTTTTCAGGACTGTGGGCGTGCACCAGTGAGTGCAAGATCCTCGGTCACTCCGATCGGTGCTGGAGCCCCTCGGCGAGCAGGTCTAATGCCAACCCTTCCCACGGACATCTCTCCTCATTCGCCAAGACAGCGTCACTGCCACGGGACACGCAGCGTCGAGACAACTACTACCAGGCGCACATACCCAAGACTGTCGGCTTACAGAGCGTCTACGAGAAAGTTTTACACAGGGAATACGATTATGTACTGGTTTCCCCTCCACGACCTGTAAGGGTGCAAGAAATTAACGAGATTACTGTCCCCGTGTATGCGCCTACCACTACACGGTGCCCCGCGAATAACGTCTAAAGCTTTAGAAACTCGTCagattaatttataatttacagtGGGAAATCATAAGCCTCGTGACGCAGGGCTTAAaaagttatttaattattgGCTTTAAAagaaagtatataaatatatgaaatatttgtgtattcacatttttaaatgttgtcgTAAGTCCTCATTTGATTGTATCAAGTCTGACTTTGTTAAACATACTATGTATATTATGCAAGTTTTGTACA encodes the following:
- the si:ch211-199f5.1 gene encoding protocadherin-8, producing MGSKRLRGVLTVWHRWMLVFTLLHTLTVSEGKTVKYQTYEEDAPDTVIGNLAKDMSLNPSLGTKTNFRMMKQFNASFIRLRESDGQLTIGERIDREKICKHTPQCLIAFDVVSFSKEQFKLIHVEVEVKDINDNSPEFPNKESTLEISENAAVGSRIPLDVAVDADVGSNYIQSYQISVNSHFTIDVVIRADGVKSAELVLMKELDRETQSSYVLELVATDGGNPSRSGTTRINVKVKDFNDNSPVFDQNNFSVDLLEDAPVGFLLLDLNAVDPDEGLNGEVVYGFGNQVSAEIRQLFKVDRKSGRLTLQSPIDFENKKTYELDVHAYDLGPNPIPSICKVVVHVQDVNDNAPEISITPMTSITAGIAYITEAAAKESFVALISTSDRDSGANGQVHCTLYGHDHFKLQQAYEDSYMIVTTAPLDREKIAEYNLTVVAEDLGSPPFRTITQYTIRLSDENDNAPVFSKAVYEVSVVENNAPGAYIATVVARDLDLGHNGKVSYRLLDSYIMGSPVATFVSLDPATGSIYALRSFNYEVMKQLELRIQASDGGSPQLHSSASINLKIVDQNDNAPSITHPVLNNGSAEILLPKDAPSGYIITQIKARDADDGVNAELSYKIIKGEDSVFSINKATGEISLNRELHYDVNESLKISVTVNDNGRPSLTSTATIHFTVVAGAPPSGHTAVKQNTEEGSIQWDMSIVIIVVLAGSCTLLLLAIILIATTCNRRKKQKDTMDLPHLENTKNNSESLTSSHSGNVFDSRAYSNKSPFANSHAAGSDQCSGSEDGSETTCVYEPENRIRGGKFEGYSTLPGYGKEAVRPITIWKGNSYTTISARDPQFSGKDSGKGDSDFNDSDSDISGDGIKKDCPPTNVQSGLWACTSECKILGHSDRCWSPSASRSNANPSHGHLSSFAKTASLPRDTQRRDNYYQAHIPKTVGLQSVYEKVLHREYDYVLVSPPRPVRVQEINEITVPVYAPTTTRCPANNV